In Juglans regia cultivar Chandler chromosome 5, Walnut 2.0, whole genome shotgun sequence, the following are encoded in one genomic region:
- the LOC108998677 gene encoding NDR1/HIN1-like protein 13, which yields MAERVHPHDSPPPAPALDETFSDSSETALKPAPTYSEKPAPQPGTYVIHVPKDQVYRVPPPENTRRYKNLAGRGNRRPPCCLCFCWFLALTAIFLVLVAVAAGIFYLVVKPESPNYSVNAIAIRGLNLTTATSSSLILTVAPEFDVTVRADNPNDKIGIHYQKDSSVQIYYTDVKLCNGALPAFYQPSNNVTVFRTALKGTRIELSNRVKSSLVEAQTRGNVPLELKIRAPVKIKVGSVKTWTITIKVDCDLTVDKLTANAKIISNECDYGVDLW from the coding sequence ATGGCCGAACGAGTCCACCCCCATGACTCGCCCCCACCGGCACCTGCACTCGACGAAACCTTCTCCGACAGCTCTGAGACTGCGCTCAAACCCGCCCCTACGTATTCCGAGAAACCAGCGCCTCAGCCCGGAACCTATGTGATCCACGTCCCTAAGGACCAGGTCTACCGTGTCCCTCCACCCGAGAACACTCGCCGCTACAAGAACCTCGCAGGCCGCGGAAACCGCCGTCCACCCTGCTGCCTCTGCTTTTGCTGGTTCCTCGCACTCACTGCCATCTTCCTGGTCCTCGTCGCCGTCGCCGCAGGCATCTTCTACCTCGTCGTCAAGCCCGAATCGCCGAACTACTCGGTCAACGCAATCGCCATCAGGGGCCTCAACCTGACAACGGCGACATCGTCTTCTTTGATCCTCACGGTCGCGCCTGAGTTCGATGTCACCGTCAGAGCCGATAACCCCAACGACAAGATCGGAATCCACTATCAGAAGGACAGCTCCGTCCAGATCTACTATACGGACGTTAAACTGTGCAACGGCGCATTGCCGGCATTTTATCAGCCGTCGAACAACGTGACGGTCTTCCGGACGGCGCTAAAAGGGACCCGGATCGAGTTATCGAACAGGGTGAAGAGCTCGTTGGTGGAGGCGCAGACGCGAGGTAACGTACCGTTAGAGTTGAAAATAAGAGCGCCGGTTAAGATCAAGGTGGGGTCCGTTAAGACGTGGACGATTACCATTAAGGTGGACTGTGACTTAACGGTGGATAAGTTAACGGCGAACGCGAAGATCATTTCCAATGAATGTGACTATGGTGTGGATCTTTGGTAG